The Hyphomicrobiales bacterium genome has a window encoding:
- a CDS encoding ABC-F family ATP-binding cassette domain-containing protein — protein MIRLENIGKQNGKQIIFIEASATIQKGEKVGLVGPNGAGKTTLFRMITGEEAPDEGQVSIDRGITIGYFSQDVGEMAGRSAVAEVMEGAGPVSAVAAELRDLEAAMVDPDRADEMEAIIARYGEVQARFEELDGYALDGRAREVLAGLGFSEEMMEGDVGALSGGWKMRVALARILLMRPDAMLLDEPSNHLDLESLIWLEAFLKGYDGALLMTSHDRAFMNRIVGKIVEIDGGALTTYSGDYEFYQQQRALAEKQMQAQFERQQAMLAKEIAFIERFKARASHAAQVQSRVKKLDKIERVEPPRRRQTVAFEFQPAPRSGDDVASLKNVHKAYGSRSIYEGLDFHIRRKERWCVLGVNGAGKSTLLKLITGTTEPDTGTVTVGGSVKMGYFAQHAMEVLDGECTVFEALEDRFPQAGQGSLRTLAGCFGFSGDDVEKRCRFLSGGEKARLVMAMMLYDPPNFLVLDEPTNHLDIATKEMLINALSQYEGTMLFVSHDRHFLAALSNRLLELTPEGVHAYGGGYTEYVARTGQEAPGLRS, from the coding sequence ATGATTCGCCTCGAAAACATCGGCAAGCAGAACGGCAAGCAGATCATCTTCATCGAGGCCTCCGCCACGATCCAGAAGGGTGAAAAGGTCGGGCTGGTCGGCCCCAACGGTGCTGGCAAGACCACGCTCTTCCGAATGATCACCGGCGAGGAGGCGCCCGACGAAGGCCAGGTCTCGATCGATCGCGGCATCACCATCGGCTATTTCAGCCAGGATGTCGGCGAGATGGCGGGCCGCAGCGCCGTCGCCGAGGTCATGGAGGGCGCGGGCCCCGTCAGCGCGGTCGCGGCGGAGCTGCGCGACCTCGAAGCCGCGATGGTCGACCCCGACAGGGCCGACGAGATGGAGGCGATCATCGCCCGTTACGGCGAGGTGCAGGCCCGCTTCGAGGAACTCGACGGTTATGCCCTCGACGGCCGCGCGCGCGAGGTCCTGGCCGGCCTCGGCTTCAGCGAGGAGATGATGGAGGGCGATGTCGGCGCGCTCTCCGGCGGCTGGAAGATGCGCGTCGCGCTCGCCCGCATCCTGCTGATGCGCCCGGACGCGATGCTGCTCGACGAGCCGTCCAACCATCTCGACCTCGAAAGCCTGATCTGGCTGGAAGCCTTCCTCAAGGGCTATGACGGGGCCCTGCTGATGACCTCGCACGACCGCGCCTTCATGAACCGCATCGTCGGCAAGATCGTCGAGATCGACGGCGGCGCGCTCACCACCTATTCCGGCGACTACGAATTCTACCAGCAGCAGCGCGCGCTGGCCGAGAAGCAGATGCAGGCGCAGTTCGAGCGCCAACAGGCGATGCTCGCCAAGGAGATCGCCTTCATCGAGCGCTTCAAGGCCCGCGCCTCCCACGCCGCGCAGGTGCAGAGCCGCGTCAAGAAGCTGGACAAGATCGAGCGGGTCGAGCCGCCGCGGCGGCGGCAGACCGTCGCCTTCGAATTCCAGCCGGCACCGCGCTCCGGCGACGACGTCGCCAGCCTCAAGAACGTCCACAAGGCCTATGGCAGCCGCAGCATCTATGAAGGGCTCGACTTCCACATCCGCCGCAAGGAGCGCTGGTGCGTGCTCGGCGTCAACGGCGCCGGCAAGTCGACGCTGCTCAAGCTCATCACCGGCACGACCGAGCCCGACACCGGCACCGTCACCGTCGGCGGGAGCGTCAAGATGGGCTATTTCGCCCAGCACGCCATGGAAGTGCTCGATGGCGAGTGCACCGTGTTCGAGGCGCTGGAAGACCGCTTTCCGCAGGCGGGCCAAGGCTCGCTCAGGACGCTCGCCGGTTGCTTCGGCTTCTCCGGCGACGATGTCGAGAAGCGCTGCCGCTTCCTGTCGGGCGGCGAGAAGGCGCGACTGGTCATGGCGATGATGCTCTACGACCCGCCGAACTTCCTCGTGCTGGACGAGCCGACCAACCACCTCGACATCGCGACCAAGGAAATGCTGATCAACGCGCTCTCACAGTATGAGGGCACGATGCTCTTCGTCAGCCACGACCGGCATTTTCTGGCAGCCCTGTCGAACCGGCTGCTGGAGCTGACGCCGGAAGGCGTCCACGCCTATGGCGGCGGCTATACGGAGTACGTCGCGCGCACCGGTCAGGAGGCGCCGGGCCTGCGGAGCTGA
- a CDS encoding hypothetical protein (Evidence 5 : Unknown function): MRPDFATPTPAPPHKGEGFPAPVTSVAVLWKAFDPLCFPRRCSERTEQPGASPKNDDVFSPQLRRPGAS, translated from the coding sequence GTGCGGCCTGACTTTGCGACCCCCACCCCTGCCCCTCCCCACAAGGGGGAGGGGTTCCCCGCGCCTGTCACCTCCGTCGCTGTGCTCTGGAAAGCCTTCGATCCATTGTGCTTTCCAAGACGGTGCTCAGAACGAACCGAACAGCCGGGGGCCTCGCCCAAGAACGACGACGTGTTTTCTCCTCAGCTCCGCAGGCCCGGCGCCTCCTGA
- the glsA gene encoding Glutaminase, producing the protein MVDIARLVRDIAEEMRDAAERGEVATYIPPLARIDPRQFGLCIVTADGAVHAAGDSDEPFSIQSVSKVFALTQALGKIGDTLWRRVGREPSGTPFNSIVQLEREQGVPRNPFINAGALVVADVNLAGHEPRVAIGELLRFVRYLADDDAIIIDEAVARAEQATGFRNSALANYMKAFGNITHAPELTLGVYFHQCAIAMSCRQLAMAGRFLMHGGLYEPGGPRVVSAQRARRINALMLTCGHYDASGDFAFRVGLPGKSGVGGGILAIAPGKAAIAVWSPGLNANGNSLLGTLALERLAEATGWSVFAR; encoded by the coding sequence GTGGTGGATATCGCGCGGCTCGTCCGCGACATCGCCGAGGAGATGCGCGACGCCGCCGAACGCGGCGAGGTCGCCACCTATATTCCGCCGCTTGCCCGCATCGATCCGCGCCAGTTCGGACTCTGCATCGTCACCGCAGACGGCGCCGTCCATGCCGCCGGCGACAGCGACGAGCCCTTCTCGATCCAGAGCGTCTCCAAGGTCTTCGCCCTGACCCAGGCGCTCGGCAAGATCGGCGACACGCTCTGGCGCCGGGTCGGGCGCGAGCCTTCCGGCACGCCGTTCAATTCCATCGTCCAGCTCGAGCGCGAGCAGGGCGTGCCGCGCAACCCCTTCATCAACGCCGGCGCCCTCGTCGTCGCCGACGTCAATCTCGCCGGCCATGAGCCGCGTGTCGCGATCGGCGAATTGCTGCGCTTCGTGCGCTATCTGGCCGATGACGATGCGATCATCATCGACGAGGCGGTGGCGCGGGCCGAGCAGGCGACCGGCTTTCGCAACAGCGCGCTCGCCAACTACATGAAGGCTTTCGGCAACATCACCCATGCGCCGGAGCTGACGCTCGGCGTCTATTTCCACCAATGCGCCATCGCCATGAGCTGCCGTCAGCTCGCCATGGCCGGCCGCTTCCTGATGCATGGCGGGCTCTATGAGCCGGGCGGGCCGCGCGTCGTCTCGGCCCAGCGGGCCCGGCGCATCAACGCGCTGATGCTGACCTGCGGGCATTATGACGCCTCGGGCGACTTCGCCTTCCGCGTCGGCCTGCCCGGCAAGTCCGGCGTCGGCGGCGGCATCCTCGCCATCGCGCCGGGCAAGGCCGCGATCGCGGTCTGGTCGCCGGGGCTCAACGCCAACGGCAACTCCCTGCTCGGCACGCTGGCACTGGAGCGGCTGGCCGAAGCGACCGGCTGGTCGGTCTTCGCGCGGTAG
- a CDS encoding GGDEF domain-containing protein, producing MSAPVLRFSLPRWRVTRWLADAGPDVPPEIRAALVGSLYGTLPIFAGGVINSLAVSFLIAWRIPTLPFTLWCAFEVVCCVVRLLVLLAARKRAARGQSTPTDLYLLLGVAWAAGVGAGTFLSLMSGDWVAATLACLSAAAMVGGICFRNFAAPRMAGVMVALTLGPCVLAAPFLSEPMMLITFMQIPFYLFSMTAAAYKLNAMLISTMRAERENAFHARHDILTGLSNRAGLAKAFAAKFENGASSKRLALVYLDLDGFKAVNDNYGHMAGDALLQLVAERLRSFVRSSDIAARIGGDEFVVLSEQTERTQLQRFGERIVREISQPYELDSGHRLQIGASVGIALAPEHGRDMNSLMSAADAALYQAKSRGKSLCVIASQRPVVDGAASGETLHLQ from the coding sequence ATGAGTGCCCCAGTCCTCCGTTTCAGCTTGCCGCGCTGGCGCGTGACGCGCTGGCTCGCGGATGCTGGCCCGGATGTGCCGCCGGAGATCCGCGCTGCGCTGGTCGGCAGTCTCTACGGCACGCTGCCGATCTTCGCCGGCGGCGTCATCAACTCGCTGGCGGTATCCTTCCTGATCGCCTGGCGCATCCCGACGCTGCCCTTCACGCTCTGGTGCGCCTTCGAGGTCGTGTGTTGCGTGGTGCGCCTGCTCGTCCTGCTGGCGGCCCGCAAGCGGGCGGCGCGCGGGCAGTCGACGCCGACGGACCTCTACCTCCTGCTCGGTGTCGCCTGGGCGGCCGGTGTCGGGGCCGGCACCTTCCTGAGCCTGATGAGCGGGGACTGGGTCGCGGCGACGCTCGCCTGCCTGTCCGCAGCCGCCATGGTCGGCGGGATCTGCTTCCGCAACTTCGCCGCGCCGCGCATGGCCGGCGTGATGGTCGCGCTGACGCTCGGACCCTGCGTGCTGGCCGCTCCGTTCCTGTCCGAGCCGATGATGCTCATCACCTTCATGCAGATCCCTTTCTACCTCTTCAGCATGACGGCCGCGGCCTACAAGCTGAACGCGATGCTGATCTCGACCATGCGGGCCGAGCGCGAGAACGCCTTCCATGCGCGACACGACATCCTCACCGGCCTGTCGAATCGCGCCGGTCTGGCGAAGGCCTTTGCCGCCAAATTCGAAAACGGGGCGTCGTCCAAGCGGCTGGCGCTGGTCTATCTCGATCTCGACGGCTTCAAGGCGGTCAACGACAATTACGGCCATATGGCAGGGGATGCGCTGCTCCAGCTTGTGGCCGAGCGGCTGCGCAGCTTCGTTCGCTCTTCGGATATCGCGGCGCGCATCGGCGGCGACGAGTTCGTTGTCCTGTCCGAACAGACCGAGCGCACGCAGCTCCAGCGCTTCGGCGAGCGGATCGTGCGAGAAATCTCGCAGCCCTACGAACTCGACAGCGGGCACCGGCTCCAGATCGGCGCCTCGGTCGGCATCGCGCTTGCCCCTGAGCATGGCCGCGACATGAACAGTCTGATGTCGGCGGCGGATGCGGCGCTGTACCAGGCGAAATCGCGCGGCAAATCGCTCTGCGTGATCGCGTCCCAGCGCCCGGTGGTCGATGGCGCCGCCTCCGGCGAGACGCTGCACCTGCAATGA
- a CDS encoding Methyltransferase domain-containing protein, protein MSSTVRHRPRTTSLAARLGQSRVASRIEGEVRVTAADLVDSVAEAKLKVAAVRYKVESEVRSTAEKFKSRVSEAKAKLGDEARFIKSWIDDPLRTGSVTPSSPALARRMASYVDPGQSGPVIEIGPGTGPVTEALIERGVDESRLILVEYSPEFCELLRQRFPRATVVQGDAYALSKTLSGHLHEKAIALVSSLPLFNRPPATRSALAREAFPLLVEGAPFIQFTYSVISPIPRKGSGLKATVSDWVLRNIPPARVWVYRQTR, encoded by the coding sequence ATGTCTTCGACGGTTCGTCATCGCCCGCGCACAACCTCGCTGGCCGCTCGCCTCGGGCAGTCCCGCGTGGCGTCGCGGATCGAGGGCGAGGTCAGGGTGACGGCGGCGGACCTCGTCGACAGCGTGGCCGAGGCCAAGCTCAAGGTCGCGGCGGTGCGCTACAAGGTCGAGAGCGAGGTCCGCAGCACCGCGGAGAAGTTCAAGAGCCGCGTCAGCGAGGCCAAGGCCAAGCTCGGAGACGAAGCCCGCTTCATCAAGTCATGGATCGACGATCCGCTCCGAACCGGCTCGGTGACGCCGTCGAGCCCGGCGCTGGCGCGGCGGATGGCCTCCTATGTCGACCCGGGGCAATCCGGGCCGGTGATCGAGATCGGCCCCGGGACCGGCCCCGTCACCGAGGCGCTGATCGAGCGCGGCGTCGACGAGAGTCGGCTGATCCTCGTCGAATACAGCCCCGAATTCTGCGAGCTTCTGCGCCAGCGCTTTCCGCGCGCGACCGTGGTGCAGGGCGACGCCTATGCCCTGTCCAAGACGCTGTCCGGCCATCTGCACGAGAAGGCGATCGCGCTGGTCTCGAGCCTGCCGCTGTTCAATCGCCCGCCGGCAACACGCTCGGCGCTGGCCCGCGAGGCCTTCCCGCTTCTGGTCGAGGGCGCGCCCTTCATCCAGTTCACCTATTCGGTGATCTCGCCGATCCCGCGCAAGGGCTCCGGGCTCAAGGCCACGGTGTCGGACTGGGTGCTGCGCAATATCCCGCCCGCCCGGGTCTGGGTTTATCGGCAAACGCGCTGA
- a CDS encoding Crp/Fnr family transcriptional regulator: MNIATKHGRLGTPCLACPLRLKPAFKGKTDDEIRFIQAMKLDHRALAAGADIIHPGQEDAELYTLYSGWAFRYKSLPDGRRQILNFLLPGDLVGLQASLLSAAEHGIEALTDVELCVFPRKRIWDLFVRMPTLAYELAWLGSREECLIDDNLTSVGQRSAGERIAALIISLYHRADALGLVSNHSFAFPLSQQQLADALGLSLVHTSKTWSRLRKAGLFSLSNGQLTLLNPRLTARMASIYAQNAVPRPLI; encoded by the coding sequence ATGAACATCGCAACCAAGCACGGGCGGCTCGGGACGCCCTGCCTTGCCTGTCCGCTGCGGCTGAAGCCCGCTTTCAAGGGCAAGACCGATGATGAGATCCGCTTCATCCAGGCGATGAAGCTTGACCATCGCGCCCTGGCGGCCGGGGCCGACATCATCCACCCCGGCCAGGAGGATGCGGAGCTCTATACGCTCTATTCGGGCTGGGCCTTCCGCTACAAATCCTTGCCGGACGGGCGCCGCCAGATCCTCAACTTCCTATTGCCGGGCGATCTCGTCGGCTTGCAGGCGTCCCTGCTGAGCGCGGCCGAGCACGGCATCGAAGCCCTGACCGATGTCGAGCTCTGCGTCTTTCCGCGCAAGCGGATCTGGGACCTGTTCGTCAGGATGCCGACGCTGGCCTATGAGCTGGCATGGCTCGGCTCGCGCGAGGAGTGCCTGATCGACGACAATCTGACCTCGGTCGGACAACGCAGTGCCGGCGAACGAATCGCGGCGCTGATCATCTCGCTCTATCACCGTGCCGATGCGCTGGGCCTGGTCAGCAACCACAGCTTCGCCTTCCCGCTCTCGCAGCAGCAACTCGCCGACGCCCTCGGCCTCTCCCTGGTCCACACCAGCAAGACCTGGTCGCGCCTGCGCAAGGCCGGGCTGTTTTCGCTGTCGAACGGGCAGTTGACGCTGCTGAATCCCCGCCTGACGGCGCGCATGGCCTCGATCTACGCGCAGAACGCGGTGCCGAGGCCGTTGATCTGA
- a CDS encoding conserved hypothetical protein (Evidence 4 : Unknown function but conserved in other organisms) encodes MLQNSLAPAARALLFFGVMGAAVSGLTLGAQWQMPTDQSSTTVAQARGERDLGADLRFAAVDHADRAQSTAKRASASPSQHAMADSPIARILR; translated from the coding sequence ATGCTGCAAAACAGCCTCGCCCCCGCTGCACGAGCCCTGCTTTTCTTCGGCGTCATGGGGGCGGCTGTCAGCGGGCTGACACTCGGAGCACAGTGGCAGATGCCGACCGACCAGAGCTCGACCACCGTCGCCCAGGCCAGGGGCGAGCGGGACCTCGGTGCCGATCTGCGCTTTGCCGCCGTCGATCACGCGGATCGTGCGCAGAGCACCGCGAAGCGCGCCAGCGCCTCGCCGTCGCAGCATGCGATGGCGGACAGCCCCATCGCGAGAATCCTGCGCTGA
- a CDS encoding Sensor histidine kinase produces MPLARIRTVRGRLLALLVAIAVPVGCATAFAAYATYRTAIATIETAQARTVDDFAVRTRVWYRGASRALLAFGTVASDARFETAACEDAGVAAVARASGFRAFFLRGADGRVCAASLEAGLSKETLSGIASELAGRPSVATWNGADLGRIRYDQVTVADRRYLAVLMADAQASGGQLREALLLTTPDLLENVFDLGDDGQEMNVALIGRGGGVIASRGPGSDMSWLPGENRTPVDYERWTAPSRAGADHNYVARMVAAPDFYVIASFDDGPARAARLRFILLLLAPLATLGLLCLVYLRAIDKHCVRWLRGIETAARARATSPRARVRIADAMPSDIRSVAEAFNSMVDEQEVRQRRLQTALDDNRFLVRELHHRVKNSLQVVQSYIGLSKRDYQSEARLALADAECRVHVLSAAYRFTLADGEMQPVRVDLFLDDVVAMIANLIRGRDQQVASRFETSATLSVDRIIPLGFLVADVASRALRATPGVRITVSAIDIDENTIEIGLDADRDISHGQPPRIFAGLLAQIEAIQAVEPHARTLGRWRVRHIG; encoded by the coding sequence ATGCCTCTGGCGCGGATCAGGACTGTCCGCGGGCGCCTTCTGGCCCTGCTGGTCGCGATCGCGGTGCCGGTCGGCTGCGCCACGGCCTTCGCCGCCTATGCGACCTATCGGACCGCGATCGCCACGATCGAGACGGCGCAGGCGCGCACCGTCGATGATTTCGCCGTGCGCACGCGGGTCTGGTATCGCGGCGCATCGCGCGCGCTGCTGGCCTTCGGCACCGTGGCGAGCGATGCCCGCTTCGAGACGGCCGCCTGCGAGGACGCCGGCGTCGCCGCGGTGGCGCGGGCGAGCGGCTTTCGGGCCTTCTTCCTGCGCGGCGCCGACGGGCGCGTATGCGCCGCCTCCCTCGAAGCCGGACTTTCGAAGGAAACCCTGAGCGGCATCGCCAGCGAGCTTGCCGGGCGTCCTTCCGTCGCGACCTGGAACGGGGCGGATCTCGGCCGGATCCGCTACGATCAGGTGACGGTCGCGGACCGGCGCTATCTCGCCGTCCTGATGGCGGATGCGCAGGCCTCGGGCGGGCAGCTGCGGGAAGCGCTCCTCCTGACCACCCCCGATTTGCTCGAGAATGTTTTCGACCTCGGCGACGACGGGCAGGAGATGAACGTCGCGCTGATCGGCCGGGGCGGCGGGGTCATCGCCAGCCGCGGCCCGGGCAGCGACATGTCGTGGCTGCCCGGGGAGAACCGCACTCCGGTCGATTACGAGCGCTGGACCGCGCCGAGCCGCGCCGGCGCCGATCACAACTATGTCGCCCGCATGGTCGCCGCGCCGGACTTCTACGTCATCGCCAGTTTCGATGACGGGCCGGCCCGCGCGGCGCGGCTGCGCTTCATCCTGCTCCTGCTGGCGCCGCTCGCGACGCTCGGGCTGCTCTGCCTCGTCTATCTGCGTGCGATCGACAAGCATTGCGTGCGCTGGCTGCGCGGGATCGAAACTGCGGCGCGTGCACGCGCGACCTCCCCGCGGGCGCGGGTGCGGATCGCCGACGCCATGCCGAGCGATATCCGCAGCGTTGCCGAAGCCTTCAATTCCATGGTCGACGAGCAGGAGGTGCGCCAGCGCCGGCTGCAGACCGCCCTCGACGACAATCGGTTCCTGGTGCGCGAGCTGCACCACCGCGTGAAGAACAGCCTGCAGGTCGTCCAGAGCTATATCGGCTTGAGCAAGCGCGACTATCAGAGCGAGGCGCGGCTTGCCCTGGCCGATGCCGAATGCCGCGTGCATGTGCTCTCGGCCGCATATCGCTTCACGTTGGCCGACGGCGAAATGCAGCCGGTCCGCGTGGATCTGTTCCTCGACGATGTCGTCGCGATGATCGCGAATCTGATCCGCGGTCGCGACCAGCAGGTCGCCAGCCGGTTCGAGACCTCGGCGACCCTCTCCGTCGACCGCATCATTCCGCTCGGCTTCCTCGTGGCGGATGTCGCTTCGCGGGCCCTGCGCGCGACGCCCGGAGTGCGGATTACGGTCAGCGCGATCGACATCGACGAGAACACGATCGAGATCGGGCTCGATGCCGATCGCGACATCAGCCATGGCCAGCCGCCGCGCATCTTTGCCGGGCTCCTTGCCCAGATCGAGGCGATCCAGGCCGTGGAGCCCCATGCCCGCACGCTGGGGCGCTGGCGCGTCAGGCACATCGGATAG
- the ecfG gene encoding ECF RNA polymerase sigma factor EcfG, translating to MSASDVEAGDTRAASQAANEFKDGLIREIPNLRAFAASLSGSMQLADDLVQDTLLKAWGNAEKFEPGTSLRAWLFTILRNTYYSLYRKRGREVQDSEGTYAERMATHGNQESHLDLADFRKALAKLPEEQREVLIMVGATGLSYEEAADICGVAIGTIKSRVNRARTKLAELLSIGSVDDLGPDRTSAAAMQRVGSEPVGS from the coding sequence ATGAGTGCAAGTGACGTCGAGGCGGGTGACACCAGGGCCGCTTCCCAGGCCGCCAATGAGTTCAAGGACGGCCTGATCCGCGAAATCCCCAATCTGCGCGCCTTCGCCGCGTCTTTGTCTGGCTCGATGCAGCTCGCGGACGACCTCGTGCAGGACACGCTGCTCAAGGCCTGGGGCAACGCCGAAAAGTTCGAGCCTGGGACGAGCCTGCGCGCCTGGCTCTTCACCATCCTGCGCAACACCTACTACTCGCTCTATCGCAAGCGCGGGCGGGAAGTGCAGGACAGCGAGGGAACCTATGCCGAGCGCATGGCGACCCACGGCAATCAGGAAAGCCATCTCGACCTCGCCGATTTCCGCAAGGCGCTGGCGAAGCTGCCCGAGGAACAGCGCGAGGTGCTCATCATGGTGGGCGCGACGGGGCTGTCCTACGAGGAGGCCGCCGATATCTGCGGCGTGGCGATCGGCACGATCAAGAGCCGGGTCAACCGCGCGCGGACCAAGCTTGCGGAATTGCTCTCCATCGGCAGCGTCGACGATCTGGGGCCGGACCGGACGAGCGCGGCCGCGATGCAGAGGGTCGGTTCCGAACCTGTCGGGTCCTGA
- a CDS encoding NepR domain-containing protein, producing the protein MNKLDAAMSEPDGGDNDDFEMVLDPKVQESIGRSLKAHYDDIVNAPVPDKFLVLLAQLEATEQRAAGASSDECK; encoded by the coding sequence ATGAACAAGCTGGATGCAGCGATGTCGGAACCTGACGGAGGCGATAATGACGACTTCGAAATGGTTCTCGATCCCAAGGTGCAGGAATCGATCGGCCGCTCGCTGAAGGCTCATTACGACGACATCGTGAACGCGCCCGTGCCGGACAAGTTTCTCGTGCTCTTGGCGCAACTCGAAGCGACGGAGCAGCGCGCAGCCGGAGCGTCGTCAGATGAGTGCAAGTGA
- the phyR gene encoding Phyllosphere-induced regulator PhyR, producing the protein MSIAKEIAPHLPYLRRFARALSGSQASGDAYVVEMLEALVADPSGFPRGIDPRVGLYQTFLKLWSSAGVDASQPIVELSRAAAERNLEALTPRPRQAFLLRTVEGFSIEEVAAIMGVNTADAAALIQTAGQEIAEQVATDVLIIEDEPIIALDIETMVEELGHSVTGVARTQREAVALVAKKRPGLVLADIQLADGSSGLDAVNEILSSIDVPVIFITAYPERLLTGDRPEPAFLITKPFQPEAVKAAISQALFFDRRAGRKAA; encoded by the coding sequence ATGTCGATCGCCAAGGAAATTGCGCCTCATCTTCCGTATCTGCGCCGCTTCGCGCGCGCCCTCAGCGGCAGCCAAGCCAGCGGCGATGCCTATGTCGTCGAAATGCTGGAAGCGCTGGTCGCCGATCCTTCCGGCTTCCCGCGCGGGATCGATCCGCGCGTCGGCCTGTACCAGACCTTTCTGAAGCTTTGGTCCTCGGCCGGGGTCGATGCCAGCCAACCCATCGTCGAGCTGTCGCGGGCGGCGGCCGAGCGCAACCTCGAAGCGCTGACGCCGCGGCCGCGGCAGGCCTTCCTGCTGCGGACCGTCGAGGGCTTCTCGATCGAGGAGGTCGCCGCGATCATGGGCGTCAACACCGCCGATGCGGCGGCGCTGATCCAGACCGCCGGGCAGGAAATAGCCGAGCAGGTCGCGACCGACGTCCTCATCATCGAGGACGAGCCGATCATCGCGCTCGACATCGAGACCATGGTCGAGGAGCTCGGCCACAGCGTCACCGGCGTGGCCCGGACCCAGCGCGAAGCCGTCGCGCTCGTCGCCAAGAAGCGACCGGGACTGGTGCTCGCCGACATCCAGCTGGCCGATGGCAGCTCGGGTCTCGATGCCGTCAACGAGATCCTCTCCTCGATCGACGTGCCAGTGATCTTCATTACCGCCTATCCCGAACGGCTGCTCACCGGAGACCGGCCGGAGCCGGCCTTCCTGATCACCAAGCCGTTCCAGCCGGAAGCGGTGAAGGCCGCCATCAGTCAGGCGCTGTTCTTCGACCGCCGTGCCGGCCGCAAAGCCGCCTGA
- a CDS encoding conserved exported hypothetical protein (Evidence 4 : Unknown function but conserved in other organisms) produces the protein MAMTCLSAAIAASSIATALFSGAVAPGALGSEILSLVLAALTSLTIAGASALDS, from the coding sequence ATGGCGATGACCTGCTTGTCGGCAGCAATCGCGGCGAGTTCGATCGCCACGGCGCTGTTTTCGGGGGCCGTGGCGCCCGGGGCCCTCGGCAGCGAGATCCTGTCGCTGGTCCTGGCCGCCCTGACCAGCCTGACCATCGCCGGCGCGTCGGCTCTCGACAGCTAG
- a CDS encoding Extensin-like_C domain-containing protein, which yields MRADRPAEPVEPKPASSASPAPAERPQPETSCLSRLAAIPGNLVDDADEAAVQAEPACRVAEPVRLRALALRGEAGATTVTFDPPPLLSCAMATAVANWLDTSVQPLARGHFGLGLASLRVGGGQECRRRNRASSGPVSEHATGQALDIFAFKLGGGDKATAISVEKPSGLAQNRFLDAVRQSACGAFMTVLGPGADAAHANHLHIDIQERRSRASRFCQ from the coding sequence GTGCGCGCGGATCGGCCGGCGGAGCCTGTCGAGCCGAAACCGGCATCGAGCGCGTCTCCCGCGCCGGCCGAGCGTCCCCAGCCGGAGACGTCGTGCCTGTCCCGCCTGGCCGCCATACCGGGCAATCTGGTCGACGATGCGGATGAGGCGGCCGTGCAGGCCGAGCCCGCCTGCCGCGTGGCCGAGCCGGTTCGGCTGCGCGCCCTCGCCCTGCGTGGCGAAGCGGGCGCGACGACCGTGACCTTCGACCCGCCGCCATTGCTGAGCTGCGCCATGGCGACGGCGGTCGCGAACTGGCTGGACACCAGCGTTCAGCCGCTGGCCCGCGGGCATTTCGGCCTTGGTCTGGCGAGCCTGCGCGTCGGCGGCGGGCAGGAATGCCGCCGGCGCAACCGTGCCTCCTCCGGACCTGTCAGCGAACATGCCACCGGTCAGGCCCTCGACATTTTCGCCTTCAAACTGGGGGGCGGCGACAAGGCCACCGCGATTTCGGTCGAGAAGCCGTCAGGCCTGGCCCAGAACCGCTTCCTCGACGCGGTGCGCCAGTCGGCCTGCGGGGCGTTCATGACGGTATTGGGGCCGGGCGCCGACGCTGCCCATGCCAACCATCTCCACATTGATATCCAGGAGCGGCGCTCGCGCGCCTCACGTTTCTGCCAATGA
- a CDS encoding hypothetical protein (Evidence 5 : Unknown function), with the protein MSVSRLRGEIPTIIDPAQEAALLPPFWELEDLIASGLEREAALAVMAARRAGPRLVDLDESVVLDREWLRHAWQRGMC; encoded by the coding sequence ATGTCCGTGAGTCGCCTGCGGGGAGAAATCCCAACAATTATCGATCCCGCTCAGGAGGCTGCGCTCCTGCCGCCATTCTGGGAGCTGGAGGATCTGATCGCGAGCGGGCTGGAGCGCGAGGCCGCGCTGGCCGTGATGGCGGCGCGGCGTGCCGGCCCAAGGCTCGTCGACCTCGACGAAAGCGTCGTTCTCGATCGCGAATGGCTTCGCCATGCGTGGCAGCGCGGAATGTGCTGA